The Mesorhizobium loti genome includes a region encoding these proteins:
- the deoC gene encoding deoxyribose-phosphate aldolase — protein sequence MSSTIREADVGSSKVTPLPARAAANTAVPHDHRIARNPGMKLDLGFMESVRSVNRSALERRVASLTKRRSIKADNQAAWLLRAVACMDLTTLNSNDTEERVRRLCAKAINPFRRDIVEGLGISGETIRPAAVCVYHPFVATAVDAVRGTGIHVAAVSTAFPHGLAPLSTRLQEIEASVRDGADEIDVVIPRGLVFGAKWRELYNEIVSMRAASGDAHLKVILGTGDLATLRNVMLASMVAMMAGADFIKTSTGKESVNATLPVGLAMVRAIRAYFEETGYLIGFKPAGGISTAKVSLDWLVLMKEELGRPWLEPELFRFGASSLLTDIERQLEHHLTGHYSANHRHAMA from the coding sequence ATGAGCAGCACAATCCGCGAAGCCGATGTTGGCTCGTCCAAAGTGACGCCGCTGCCGGCGCGTGCCGCCGCCAACACCGCCGTCCCGCATGACCATCGCATTGCGCGCAACCCCGGCATGAAGCTCGATCTCGGCTTCATGGAATCGGTGCGCAGCGTCAATCGCTCGGCACTGGAACGGCGCGTCGCCAGCCTGACCAAGCGGCGCTCGATCAAGGCCGACAACCAGGCGGCCTGGCTGCTGCGCGCCGTTGCCTGCATGGATTTGACGACGCTGAATTCCAACGACACCGAAGAGCGCGTGCGCCGGCTCTGCGCCAAGGCGATCAACCCGTTCCGCCGCGACATCGTCGAGGGCCTCGGCATATCAGGCGAAACCATCCGGCCGGCCGCCGTTTGCGTCTATCATCCCTTCGTCGCCACCGCCGTCGACGCCGTGCGCGGCACCGGCATCCATGTCGCCGCCGTCTCCACCGCCTTTCCGCATGGTCTGGCACCCCTGTCGACCCGCCTGCAGGAGATCGAGGCCTCGGTCCGCGACGGCGCCGACGAGATCGATGTCGTCATTCCGCGCGGGCTGGTGTTCGGCGCCAAATGGCGGGAACTCTACAATGAGATTGTCTCGATGCGCGCAGCCTCCGGTGACGCGCATCTGAAGGTCATCCTCGGCACCGGCGACCTCGCCACGCTGCGCAACGTCATGCTGGCCTCGATGGTGGCGATGATGGCGGGCGCCGACTTCATCAAGACCTCGACCGGCAAGGAAAGCGTCAATGCGACGCTGCCCGTCGGCCTCGCCATGGTGCGCGCCATCAGGGCCTATTTCGAGGAGACCGGCTATCTCATCGGTTTCAAGCCGGCCGGTGGCATTTCCACGGCCAAGGTCTCGCTCGACTGGCTGGTGCTGATGAAAGAAGAACTCGGCCGGCCATGGCTGGAGCCGGAGCTGTTCCGCTTCGGCGCGTCGAGCCTTTTGACCGACATCGAGCGCCAGCTAGAGCACCATCTGACCGGACACTATTCGGCCAATCATCGCCACGCGATGGCTTGA
- a CDS encoding ferredoxin--NADP reductase encodes MNTTSALNTVGARPLQFPIPANVYAETVVSVKHYTDRLFSFRITRPQSLRFRSGEFVMIGLPNAEKPVYRAYSVASPAWDEELEFFSIKVPDGPLTSELQKIQVGDTVIMRQKSTGTLVVDALTPAKRLFMISTGTGIAPFASLLRDPDTYEKFDQLILTHTCRDNAELTYGQELVAALESDPLIGELTAGRVTLYNSTTREESACMGRITALIGSGKFYSDLGIDKLNPETDRIMICGSMHMLKDVKELAESLGFVEGSLSHPATFVVERAFVG; translated from the coding sequence ATGAACACCACATCCGCTCTCAACACCGTCGGCGCCCGCCCGCTGCAATTCCCGATTCCGGCCAATGTCTATGCCGAGACCGTCGTATCGGTGAAGCACTATACCGACCGGCTGTTCTCGTTCCGCATCACCCGTCCGCAGTCGCTGCGCTTCCGCTCCGGCGAGTTCGTCATGATCGGCCTGCCCAATGCCGAGAAGCCGGTGTACCGCGCCTATTCGGTGGCGAGCCCGGCCTGGGACGAGGAGCTGGAATTCTTCTCGATCAAGGTGCCGGATGGCCCACTGACCTCGGAACTGCAGAAGATCCAGGTCGGCGACACCGTCATCATGCGCCAGAAGTCGACCGGCACTCTGGTGGTCGACGCGCTGACGCCCGCCAAGCGGCTGTTCATGATCTCGACCGGCACCGGCATCGCGCCCTTCGCCAGCCTGCTGCGCGACCCCGACACCTACGAGAAATTCGATCAGCTGATCCTGACCCACACCTGCCGCGACAATGCCGAGCTGACCTACGGCCAGGAATTGGTGGCGGCGCTGGAAAGCGACCCGCTGATCGGCGAACTGACCGCCGGACGCGTCACGCTCTACAATTCGACGACCCGCGAGGAATCGGCATGCATGGGCCGCATCACCGCGCTGATCGGCTCCGGCAAGTTCTACAGCGATCTCGGCATCGACAAGCTCAACCCGGAAACCGACCGCATCATGATCTGCGGCTCGATGCATATGCTGAAGGACGTCAAGGAACTGGCCGAAAGCCTCGGTTTCGTGGAAGGCTCGCTGAGCCATCCGGCGACTTTTGTGGTCGAGCGCGCCTTCGTCGGCTGA
- a CDS encoding SDR family oxidoreductase, with amino-acid sequence MADLAGKVVVVTAAAQGIGKASALAFAKAGAVVHATDINETLLAELAKTPGIKTRKLDVLNDEAVNAGFAEIGVVDVLFNCAGFVHSGSILEMKDADLDFALNLNVRAMIRTSRAVLPGMLERGDGSIINMASLASSTKGVPNRFVYGLTKAAVIGLTKAIAADYVGKGIRCNAICPGTVESPSLQDRMHAQGDYDAARAAFIARQPMGRLGTPEEIADLAVYLAGATYTSGQAYNIDGGWSI; translated from the coding sequence ATGGCGGATCTGGCAGGCAAGGTCGTTGTCGTCACGGCAGCGGCACAAGGCATCGGCAAGGCGAGCGCGCTGGCTTTCGCCAAGGCTGGCGCCGTGGTCCACGCCACCGACATCAACGAGACGCTTCTCGCTGAGCTCGCCAAGACGCCAGGGATCAAGACCCGCAAGCTGGACGTGCTCAACGACGAGGCGGTCAACGCCGGCTTTGCCGAGATCGGTGTCGTCGACGTGCTGTTCAACTGCGCCGGTTTCGTCCATTCCGGCTCGATCCTCGAGATGAAGGACGCCGATCTCGATTTCGCGCTGAACCTCAATGTGCGCGCCATGATCCGCACCAGCCGCGCCGTACTGCCCGGCATGCTCGAACGCGGCGACGGATCGATCATCAACATGGCCTCGCTGGCCAGTTCGACCAAGGGCGTGCCCAACCGCTTCGTCTACGGCCTGACCAAGGCGGCCGTCATCGGCCTGACCAAGGCGATCGCCGCCGACTATGTCGGCAAGGGCATACGCTGCAACGCTATCTGCCCCGGCACGGTCGAGAGCCCGTCGCTGCAGGACCGCATGCACGCGCAAGGCGACTATGACGCCGCCCGCGCCGCCTTCATCGCCCGCCAGCCGATGGGCCGGCTCGGCACGCCGGAGGAAATCGCCGATCTCGCCGTCTATCTGGCCGGCGCCACCTATACGTCCGGACAGGCCTATAATATCGACGGCGGCTGGTCGATCTGA
- a CDS encoding hydantoinase/oxoprolinase family protein encodes MKENISAQARDSLGNVVAGIDVGGTFTDLLLIDGRDGGRVYLAKTPTTVDNQAFGVVSALGATEFPIDGIDLIVHGTTTTTNAVLERRLAKTGMITTRGFRDVIELGRRTRPQAYGMTGSFVPIIPRNLRLEVSERVEASGAIRTPLDEAEMRDAVKTLIAAGCESLVIHFLHSYANPAHERRAAEIAAELWPNGYITAGHALLSEAREFERGVTASVNASVQPILERYVERLRKELGVKGYARDFLIMNGNGGMISARFVTRESAKTVMSGPASGVIAAAYTGKRAGFENLVTYDMGGTSTDVALIRNAEPAVSNEIEIEYAMPIHVPMVAVHTVGAGGGSIARVDAAGLIQIGPESAGANPGPICYGRGGLEPTITDANLVLGRLAPKKLLAVENPVTSERVTGIFEEKIGKATGLSGVEAAGAVLRLGNMKMAGAIRMVSVSRGHDPRDFALFAFGGAGPLHATALARELGLPRVLVPARPGITNALGCVVADLRHDFVNTINQPVAVLDETQLHDVLERHRNEGEELIGKEAVKPETIRVTHSADMQFVGQTHIINVPLPSSSVTRATLQQLFEKAYFARFKVELPEIRANLVNLNTSVTGVRPAIDLSRLIDPAGREKTLDEARREIRPVWYAGRWHDTPVYAREKLPLDAVIEGPAILEQMDATTVLEPGDRARCDADGNIIIDIGEA; translated from the coding sequence ATGAAAGAGAATATTTCGGCGCAAGCGCGCGATTCCCTGGGAAATGTCGTCGCCGGTATCGATGTCGGCGGCACCTTCACCGACCTGCTCCTGATCGATGGACGCGACGGTGGCCGGGTGTATCTAGCCAAGACTCCGACCACGGTCGACAACCAGGCCTTCGGCGTCGTTTCGGCATTGGGCGCCACCGAATTTCCGATCGACGGCATCGATCTCATCGTGCATGGCACGACCACCACCACCAATGCGGTGCTGGAACGCCGGCTGGCCAAAACCGGCATGATCACCACGCGCGGCTTTCGCGACGTGATCGAGCTTGGCCGGCGGACGCGGCCGCAGGCCTATGGCATGACCGGCAGCTTCGTGCCGATCATCCCGCGCAATCTCAGGCTCGAAGTGTCGGAGCGTGTCGAGGCTTCGGGCGCGATACGCACGCCGCTCGACGAGGCCGAAATGCGTGACGCGGTAAAGACGCTGATCGCGGCCGGCTGCGAATCCCTCGTCATCCATTTCCTGCATTCCTACGCCAACCCCGCACATGAGCGGCGCGCGGCCGAAATCGCCGCCGAGCTCTGGCCGAACGGCTACATCACGGCAGGCCACGCGCTGCTGTCGGAGGCGCGCGAGTTCGAGCGCGGCGTCACCGCTTCGGTCAACGCCTCGGTGCAGCCGATCCTCGAGCGCTATGTCGAGCGGCTGCGCAAGGAATTGGGCGTAAAAGGCTATGCTCGCGACTTCCTGATCATGAACGGCAATGGCGGCATGATATCGGCCCGCTTCGTCACACGTGAATCGGCCAAGACGGTCATGTCGGGACCGGCTTCGGGCGTCATCGCCGCCGCCTATACCGGAAAGCGCGCCGGCTTCGAAAACCTCGTCACCTACGACATGGGCGGCACCTCGACCGACGTGGCGCTGATCCGCAACGCAGAGCCGGCGGTCTCGAACGAGATCGAGATCGAATATGCGATGCCGATCCATGTGCCGATGGTGGCGGTGCATACGGTCGGCGCCGGCGGCGGCTCGATCGCCCGTGTCGATGCGGCCGGCCTGATCCAGATCGGCCCGGAAAGTGCCGGCGCCAATCCCGGGCCGATTTGCTACGGGCGCGGCGGCCTGGAGCCGACCATCACCGACGCCAATCTTGTGCTCGGCCGGCTGGCGCCGAAGAAGCTGCTGGCGGTCGAAAACCCGGTCACATCAGAGCGCGTCACCGGCATCTTCGAGGAGAAGATCGGCAAGGCGACTGGCCTGTCCGGCGTCGAGGCGGCGGGCGCGGTGCTGCGGCTCGGCAACATGAAGATGGCGGGCGCCATCCGCATGGTCTCGGTGTCGCGCGGCCATGACCCACGTGATTTCGCGCTGTTTGCCTTTGGCGGCGCCGGGCCTCTGCATGCGACCGCGCTGGCGCGCGAACTCGGCTTGCCCCGGGTGCTGGTGCCGGCGCGTCCTGGCATCACCAACGCGCTCGGCTGCGTCGTCGCCGATTTGCGCCACGACTTCGTCAACACCATCAACCAGCCGGTGGCGGTCCTCGACGAAACACAGCTTCACGATGTATTGGAACGGCACCGAAACGAAGGCGAGGAGCTGATCGGCAAGGAAGCGGTGAAGCCGGAGACGATCCGTGTCACCCACTCCGCCGACATGCAGTTCGTCGGCCAGACCCACATCATCAATGTGCCATTGCCGTCGTCATCGGTGACGCGGGCAACGCTGCAGCAGCTTTTCGAAAAGGCCTATTTCGCCCGCTTCAAGGTCGAGCTGCCGGAAATCCGAGCCAACCTCGTCAACCTCAACACATCGGTCACCGGCGTCCGCCCGGCGATAGATCTTTCCCGATTGATCGACCCGGCAGGCCGCGAAAAAACGCTCGACGAGGCGCGGCGCGAAATCCGGCCGGTCTGGTATGCCGGCCGCTGGCACGACACGCCGGTGTATGCGCGCGAAAAACTGCCGCTCGACGCGGTCATCGAAGGCCCGGCGATCCTCGAACAGATGGATGCCACCACCGTGCTCGAACCCGGCGACCGCGCACGCTGCGACGCCGACGGCAACATCATCATCGATATCGGCGAGGCCTGA
- a CDS encoding aldehyde dehydrogenase family protein, producing the protein MNILDRYHAMEYGPAPEARNEADAWLAARDFSKALFIGGDWKAASGGKTFETSEPSSGKLLAKVSDANAADIDAAVTAATKALPKWGASSGYVRAKVLYAIGRAMQRHQRLFAVLESIDNGKPIRESRDIDVPLAIRHFIHHAGWAQALDRDFPGDKGVGVVGQIIPWNFPLLMLAWKIAPALAAGCTLVLKPAEFTPLTAILFAEICERAGVPKGVVNIVQGGPEAGVAIVNHPGIQKIAFTGSSEVGKIIRKATAGSGKKLSLELGGKSAFIVFEDADLDSAVEGLVDGIWFNQGQVCCAGSRLLVQEGIADALIAKVKTRMSRLRVGSPLDKNTDIGPLVDLTQLERVKGLVAEGARQGAVCWQPDAALPSSGYYHLPTLATGVSPANILAQEEVFGPVLATMTFRNTEEAIELANNTRYGLAASVWSENVNLALHVAPQLKAGVVWVNGTNMFDAACGFGGYRESGFGREGGREGMFEYLTAKLPLGPVIKPATLSAQPVEQADGSAIDRTAKLFIGGKQVRPDGNYSLAVATAKGRLAGEVGLGSRKDIRDAVSAARACKAWPEATAYNRSQVLYYLAENLSGRASEFAARLAELTGASAKAAREEVDQSIERLFLYAGLADKFEGRVHQPPARAVTLALHEPVGVVGIVAPDASPLLGLISLIAPALAMGNTVVAVPSERYPLLATDLYQVIEYSDVPAGAINIVTGRSAELAGVLAKHDDVDGLWVFADAETCAKAEAESIGNLKRVWSGNGRGLDWASDEAAGDAFLRRAVEVKNVWVPYGD; encoded by the coding sequence ATGAACATCCTCGACCGCTATCACGCCATGGAGTACGGCCCGGCGCCGGAAGCCCGCAACGAGGCCGACGCCTGGCTTGCCGCGCGCGATTTTTCCAAGGCGCTGTTCATCGGCGGCGACTGGAAAGCCGCGTCCGGCGGCAAGACCTTCGAGACCAGCGAGCCCTCCTCCGGCAAGCTGCTGGCCAAGGTCTCGGACGCCAATGCCGCCGACATCGACGCGGCGGTGACGGCGGCCACCAAGGCGCTGCCGAAATGGGGCGCCAGTTCCGGCTATGTCAGGGCAAAAGTGCTCTATGCCATCGGCCGCGCCATGCAGCGCCACCAGCGCCTGTTCGCGGTGCTGGAATCCATCGACAACGGCAAGCCGATCCGCGAAAGCCGCGACATCGACGTGCCGCTGGCGATCCGCCATTTCATCCACCATGCCGGCTGGGCGCAGGCGCTGGACCGGGATTTCCCTGGCGATAAGGGTGTCGGCGTCGTCGGCCAGATCATCCCGTGGAATTTCCCGCTGCTGATGCTGGCCTGGAAGATTGCGCCGGCGCTAGCCGCGGGCTGCACCCTCGTGCTGAAGCCAGCCGAGTTCACGCCGCTGACCGCGATCCTGTTCGCCGAGATCTGCGAGCGCGCCGGCGTGCCGAAAGGCGTCGTCAACATCGTCCAGGGCGGCCCTGAGGCGGGCGTAGCCATCGTCAACCATCCCGGCATCCAGAAGATCGCCTTCACCGGCTCTTCCGAGGTTGGCAAGATCATCCGGAAAGCCACTGCGGGGTCCGGGAAAAAACTGTCGCTGGAGCTCGGCGGCAAGTCGGCCTTCATCGTCTTCGAAGATGCCGATCTCGACAGCGCCGTCGAAGGCCTGGTCGACGGCATCTGGTTCAACCAGGGCCAGGTCTGCTGCGCCGGCTCGCGGCTGCTGGTGCAGGAAGGCATCGCCGATGCCTTGATCGCCAAGGTCAAGACGCGGATGAGCCGGCTGCGCGTCGGCAGCCCGCTGGACAAGAATACCGATATCGGCCCGCTGGTCGACTTGACACAGCTCGAGCGCGTCAAGGGCCTGGTCGCCGAGGGCGCGAGGCAAGGCGCTGTCTGCTGGCAGCCGGATGCGGCGCTGCCGTCCTCCGGCTACTACCATCTGCCGACGCTCGCCACCGGTGTTTCGCCGGCTAATATCTTGGCTCAGGAGGAAGTGTTCGGCCCGGTTCTGGCCACCATGACCTTCCGCAACACCGAGGAAGCGATCGAGCTTGCCAACAACACGCGCTATGGGCTGGCCGCCTCGGTGTGGAGCGAAAACGTCAATCTGGCCCTGCACGTCGCGCCGCAGCTGAAAGCTGGCGTCGTCTGGGTCAACGGCACCAACATGTTCGACGCCGCTTGTGGTTTTGGCGGCTATCGCGAGAGCGGCTTTGGCCGCGAAGGCGGTCGCGAGGGCATGTTTGAATATCTCACGGCGAAACTGCCGCTTGGCCCGGTCATCAAGCCGGCGACGCTCTCCGCACAGCCCGTCGAACAGGCCGATGGCTCGGCGATCGACCGCACGGCAAAGCTGTTCATCGGCGGCAAGCAGGTGCGCCCGGACGGCAATTACTCGCTGGCGGTCGCCACCGCCAAGGGCAGGCTTGCCGGCGAGGTTGGTCTCGGCAGCCGCAAGGATATCCGCGACGCCGTCTCTGCCGCCCGTGCCTGCAAAGCATGGCCGGAGGCGACCGCCTATAACCGCAGTCAGGTGCTTTACTATCTGGCCGAGAACCTTTCCGGTCGTGCAAGCGAGTTTGCCGCTCGCCTCGCAGAGTTGACCGGCGCCAGCGCCAAGGCCGCGCGCGAGGAGGTCGACCAGTCGATCGAGCGGCTTTTCCTCTATGCCGGCCTTGCCGACAAGTTCGAGGGCCGTGTCCACCAGCCGCCGGCGCGCGCCGTGACACTGGCACTGCATGAGCCGGTCGGCGTCGTCGGCATCGTCGCGCCTGATGCCTCGCCGCTGCTCGGCCTGATCTCGCTGATTGCACCCGCACTCGCGATGGGCAACACAGTGGTCGCTGTACCGTCCGAACGCTATCCGCTGCTGGCGACCGATCTCTATCAGGTCATCGAATATTCCGACGTTCCGGCCGGCGCCATCAACATCGTCACCGGCCGCAGCGCCGAACTTGCCGGCGTGCTGGCCAAGCATGACGATGTCGATGGGCTCTGGGTGTTCGCCGATGCGGAGACCTGCGCCAAGGCGGAAGCCGAGTCCATCGGCAACCTCAAGCGGGTCTGGAGCGGCAATGGCCGCGGCCTCGACTGGGCGTCCGACGAGGCTGCCGGCGACGCCTTCCTGCGCCGCGCCGTCGAGGTCAAGAATGTCTGGGTGCCCTACGGCGACTGA
- a CDS encoding fumarylacetoacetate hydrolase family protein, with the protein MKLLRYGEVGSERPGLLDADGTIRDLSGHVTDIGGKALDPASLAALAKLDPKSLPAVSGSPRLGACVAGTGKFICIGLNYSDHAAETGATVPPEPIIFMKASSAIVGPDDDVLIPRGSEKTDWEVELAVVIGKTAKYVSEADALDYVAGYSVAHDVSERAFQAERQGQWTKGKSCDTFGPTGPWLVTKDEVADPQNLKMWLTVNGKTMQNGSTKTMVYGVKYLVSYLSQFMSLHPGDIISTGTPPGVGLGMKPPVFLKAGDVVELGIEGLGQQKQTFKADA; encoded by the coding sequence ATGAAACTGCTGCGCTATGGCGAGGTGGGAAGCGAGCGCCCAGGTCTGCTCGATGCGGATGGCACGATTCGTGACCTCTCCGGCCACGTCACCGACATCGGCGGCAAGGCACTCGATCCGGCATCGCTGGCGGCACTGGCCAAGCTCGATCCCAAGTCGCTGCCGGCGGTTTCCGGCAGCCCGCGCCTCGGCGCCTGCGTTGCCGGCACCGGCAAGTTCATCTGCATAGGCCTCAACTATTCCGACCATGCCGCCGAAACGGGCGCCACCGTGCCGCCGGAGCCGATCATCTTCATGAAGGCAAGCTCGGCCATTGTCGGGCCGGATGACGACGTGCTGATCCCGCGCGGCTCGGAGAAGACCGACTGGGAAGTCGAGCTTGCCGTGGTCATCGGCAAAACGGCGAAATATGTCAGCGAAGCCGACGCACTCGACTATGTCGCCGGCTATAGCGTTGCCCACGACGTCTCCGAGCGCGCCTTCCAGGCAGAGCGGCAGGGCCAGTGGACCAAGGGCAAGTCCTGCGACACGTTCGGCCCGACCGGCCCGTGGCTGGTGACCAAGGACGAAGTGGCCGATCCGCAGAACCTCAAAATGTGGCTGACCGTCAACGGCAAGACGATGCAGAACGGCTCGACCAAGACCATGGTCTACGGCGTCAAGTATCTGGTTTCCTATCTCAGCCAGTTCATGTCGCTGCACCCCGGCGACATCATCTCCACCGGCACGCCGCCCGGCGTTGGGCTGGGCATGAAGCCGCCGGTGTTCCTGAAGGCCGGAGACGTGGTGGAGCTGGGCATCGAGGGCCTGGGGCAGCAGAAGCAGACGTTCAAGGCGGACGCCTAA